A genomic segment from Bradyrhizobium sp. ISRA430 encodes:
- a CDS encoding ATP-dependent helicase, translating into MATYLDTLNAEQRRAVEHGVADGATVGGPLLVIAGAGSGKTNTLAHRVAHLIVAGADPRRILLMTFSRRAAAEMAGRVERIARKVLGENNAAIMRDALTWAGTFHGIGARLLREYAERIGVDPAFTIHDREDSADLMNLVRHERGLSKTESRFPAKGTCLSIYSRCVNAEMEIEKVLGQHYPWCAGWAAELKGLFAAYVEAKQAQHVLDYDDLLLYWSQMMSDALIAEEIGGRFDHVLVDEYQDTNRLQSSILLALKPDGRGLTVVGDDAQSIYSFRAATVRNILEFPQSFSPRAEMITLDRNYRSTQAVLSAANGVIGLARERFTKNLWTDRTSAQKPQLVTVHDEADQARYIVEEVLANREQGALLKHQAVLFRTSSHSGPLEIELTRRNIPFVKFGGLKFLDAAHVKDVLALLRFAENPRDRVAGFRILHLLPGVGPATAQRVLDQMAESTDPLHALGQLPVPPRTGEDWTDFVRTVENLRYSEWPADLERVRLWYEPHLDRIHEDSETRRADLMQLEQIASGYVSRERFLTELTLDPPDATSDKSGPPLRDEDYLILSTIHSAKGQEWKSVFVLNVVDGCMPSDLGAGTSAELEEERRLLYVAMTRAKDDLHLVVPQRFFTHGQAAKGDRHVYASRTRFIPESLVPLFERTAWPRAATGQARAAAQGPKIDIGARMRGMWR; encoded by the coding sequence GTGGCGACATATCTGGACACGCTCAATGCGGAGCAGCGCCGCGCCGTCGAGCATGGCGTGGCCGATGGCGCGACCGTGGGCGGCCCCCTGCTCGTCATCGCCGGCGCGGGCTCCGGCAAGACCAATACGCTCGCCCACCGCGTCGCGCATCTGATCGTCGCCGGTGCCGATCCGCGCCGCATCCTGCTGATGACGTTCTCCCGCCGGGCCGCGGCCGAGATGGCCGGCCGTGTCGAGCGCATCGCCCGAAAGGTGCTGGGCGAGAACAACGCCGCGATCATGCGCGACGCGTTGACCTGGGCCGGCACCTTCCACGGCATCGGCGCGCGGCTGCTGCGCGAATATGCCGAACGCATCGGCGTCGATCCCGCCTTCACTATCCACGATCGCGAGGATTCCGCCGACCTGATGAACCTGGTCCGGCACGAGCGCGGCCTGTCGAAGACCGAGAGCCGCTTTCCGGCCAAGGGCACGTGCCTGTCGATCTATTCCCGCTGCGTCAACGCGGAGATGGAGATCGAGAAGGTGCTCGGCCAGCACTATCCCTGGTGCGCCGGCTGGGCCGCCGAGCTGAAAGGCCTGTTCGCAGCCTATGTCGAGGCCAAGCAGGCCCAGCACGTGCTCGACTACGACGACCTGCTGCTCTACTGGTCGCAGATGATGAGCGATGCACTGATCGCCGAAGAAATCGGCGGCCGCTTCGATCACGTGCTGGTCGACGAATATCAGGACACCAACCGCCTGCAATCCTCGATCCTGCTGGCGCTGAAGCCCGATGGCCGCGGGCTCACCGTCGTCGGCGACGACGCCCAGTCGATCTATTCGTTCCGCGCGGCGACCGTACGCAACATCCTGGAGTTTCCACAGAGCTTCTCACCCCGCGCGGAAATGATCACGCTCGACCGCAACTACCGCTCGACGCAGGCGGTGCTGTCGGCGGCCAACGGCGTCATTGGCCTCGCCCGCGAGCGCTTCACCAAGAATCTCTGGACCGACCGCACCTCCGCGCAGAAGCCGCAGCTCGTGACCGTGCACGACGAGGCCGACCAGGCCCGCTACATCGTCGAAGAGGTGCTGGCCAACCGCGAGCAAGGCGCACTGCTCAAGCATCAGGCGGTCCTGTTCCGCACCTCCTCGCACTCCGGTCCGCTGGAGATCGAGCTGACCCGCCGCAACATTCCCTTCGTCAAGTTCGGCGGGCTGAAATTCCTCGATGCCGCGCACGTCAAGGACGTGCTGGCGCTGCTGCGCTTTGCCGAAAATCCGCGCGACCGCGTCGCGGGCTTCCGCATCCTGCATCTGCTCCCGGGCGTGGGGCCGGCGACCGCGCAGCGCGTGCTCGACCAGATGGCCGAGAGCACCGACCCGCTGCACGCGCTCGGCCAGCTTCCTGTGCCGCCGCGCACCGGTGAGGACTGGACCGACTTCGTCCGCACCGTCGAAAACCTGCGCTATTCGGAATGGCCGGCTGATCTCGAACGCGTGCGGCTCTGGTACGAGCCGCATCTCGACCGCATCCACGAGGATTCCGAGACCCGCCGCGCCGACCTCATGCAGCTCGAGCAGATCGCGAGCGGCTATGTCTCACGCGAAAGATTTTTGACCGAGCTCACGCTCGATCCGCCGGATGCGACCAGTGACAAATCCGGCCCACCCCTGCGCGACGAGGACTATCTGATCCTCTCCACCATCCACTCCGCCAAGGGCCAGGAGTGGAAATCGGTGTTCGTGCTCAACGTCGTCGACGGCTGCATGCCCTCCGATCTCGGCGCTGGCACCAGCGCCGAGCTCGAGGAAGAGCGCCGCCTGCTCTACGTCGCGATGACGCGTGCCAAGGACGATCTGCACCTCGTCGTGCCGCAGCGCTTCTTCACCCACGGCCAGGCCGCCAAGGGCGACCGCCACGTCTACGCCTCGCGCACCCGCTTCATCCCGGAGTCGCTGGTCCCGCTGTTTGAGCGCACCGCCTGGCCGCGCGCTGCCACAGGCCAAGCGCGCGCCGCCGCGCAAGGCCCGAAGATCGACATCGGCGCGCGGATGCGGGGGATGTGGCGGTAG
- a CDS encoding TMEM175 family protein, protein MTELKPDQFEMRRLESLSNTIFGVAMTLLAYDLPKAAVFASAPGWSDLAQAYSGKLAGFVLSFIIAGVFWISHQRRLARQPIGSRGVVILNLFFLLSIVLLPVTNGLYTNYGMSSAVAVLYGLNLTAIAGFNVGLWWTILGGWHREIMASLFPLLVFVPGTAVAAVAPRAAQFVWLIAFGGLLIQRFYAAPADKGP, encoded by the coding sequence ATGACCGAGCTCAAGCCCGACCAGTTCGAGATGCGACGACTGGAGTCGCTCAGCAACACCATTTTCGGTGTCGCCATGACGCTATTGGCCTATGACCTGCCCAAGGCCGCGGTGTTCGCCAGCGCCCCTGGCTGGAGCGATCTCGCCCAGGCCTATTCCGGCAAGCTCGCCGGCTTTGTGCTCAGCTTCATCATCGCCGGCGTGTTCTGGATCAGCCATCAGCGGCGGCTTGCGCGCCAGCCCATCGGCAGCCGCGGCGTGGTGATCCTCAACCTGTTCTTCCTGCTCTCGATCGTGCTGCTGCCGGTGACCAACGGCCTCTACACCAATTACGGCATGAGCAGCGCGGTCGCCGTGCTCTACGGCCTGAACCTGACCGCGATCGCCGGCTTCAATGTCGGGCTGTGGTGGACGATTTTGGGCGGCTGGCACCGCGAAATCATGGCCTCGCTGTTTCCGCTGCTGGTGTTCGTGCCGGGCACGGCGGTTGCGGCGGTCGCGCCGCGGGCCGCGCAGTTCGTGTGGCTCATCGCCTTCGGCGGGCTGCTGATCCAGCGCTTCTACGCCGCGCCGGCGGACAAGGGGCCATAG